The following are encoded together in the Pectobacterium wasabiae CFBP 3304 genome:
- a CDS encoding sulfite exporter TauE/SafE family protein, with amino-acid sequence MAVEWVAAYLALGAVVGFMAGLLGIGGGGIMVPVLTALFAAQGVDNTHLVHLALGTSMAAIVVTAISSLRTHHQHQAVLWPVVMRITPAILIGTFTATWLATLLPTRTLAIFFSCFMAYVSLQMVLNIKPKPQRQLPGTAGVSFAGLVIGSISALVAIGGGSLTVPFLTWCNVRIQQAIGTSAAVGLPIALSGALGYMINGWSANGLPDYSVGYVSLPAVLLISAVSFFTAPVGARLAHRLPVATLKKAFAALLLLLSLKMLQTVFYG; translated from the coding sequence ATGGCAGTGGAGTGGGTAGCAGCCTATCTGGCACTAGGTGCGGTGGTTGGCTTTATGGCGGGATTATTAGGTATTGGGGGCGGCGGCATTATGGTGCCGGTGCTGACGGCGCTGTTTGCCGCACAGGGCGTGGATAATACACATCTGGTACATCTGGCATTGGGAACGTCAATGGCGGCGATTGTTGTTACGGCAATTTCCAGTCTGCGCACTCACCATCAGCATCAGGCGGTGCTTTGGCCTGTCGTGATGAGGATTACGCCTGCCATTCTGATCGGGACATTTACCGCTACCTGGCTGGCAACGCTGTTGCCGACGCGGACGCTGGCGATCTTTTTTTCCTGCTTTATGGCCTACGTTTCGCTGCAAATGGTGTTGAATATCAAGCCAAAACCGCAGCGCCAGTTACCTGGTACGGCCGGTGTTTCGTTCGCAGGGCTGGTGATTGGCAGTATTTCGGCGCTGGTGGCCATCGGCGGTGGGTCGCTTACGGTGCCGTTCCTGACGTGGTGCAATGTGCGTATCCAGCAGGCGATCGGTACATCGGCGGCAGTCGGGTTACCGATTGCCCTTTCCGGTGCGTTGGGCTACATGATCAACGGTTGGTCGGCAAACGGGCTGCCTGATTACAGCGTCGGTTATGTTTCTCTGCCTGCTGTTCTCTTGATTTCTGCCGTCAGCTTCTTCACTGCGCCTGTCGGCGCTCGTTTGGCGCACCGTCTGCCGGTTGCGACGCTGAAAAAGGCCTTTGCGGCATTGTTACTACTGCTGAGCCTGAAGATGTTGCAGACCGTTTTTTACGGCTGA
- the glyQ gene encoding glycine--tRNA ligase subunit alpha produces MQKFDTKTFQGLILTLQDYWARQGCTIVQPLDMEVGAGTSHPMTCLRALGPEPMATAYVQPSRRPTDGRYGENPNRLQHYYQFQVVIKPSPENIQELYLGSLKELGMDPTIHDIRFVEDNWENPTLGAWGLGWEVWLNGMEVTQFTYFQQVGGLECKPVTGEITYGLERLAMYIQGVDSVYDLVWSDGPLGKTTYGDVFHQNEVEQSTYNFEHADVDFLFSCFEQYEKEAQHLLALEKPLPLPAYERILKAAHSFNLLDARKAISVTERQRYILRIRTLTKAVAEAYYASREALGFPMCHKNVCNKKES; encoded by the coding sequence ATGCAAAAGTTTGATACCAAGACCTTCCAGGGCCTGATCCTGACATTACAGGATTATTGGGCTCGCCAGGGCTGCACCATTGTTCAACCATTGGACATGGAAGTCGGCGCAGGCACTTCACATCCTATGACCTGCCTGCGGGCACTGGGGCCGGAGCCGATGGCAACCGCCTATGTGCAGCCTTCTCGTCGTCCGACTGACGGGCGCTATGGCGAGAACCCGAACCGCTTACAGCACTATTACCAGTTTCAGGTCGTCATTAAGCCATCACCGGAGAATATTCAGGAGCTGTACCTCGGTTCTCTGAAAGAGCTGGGTATGGATCCGACCATTCACGATATCCGCTTCGTGGAAGACAACTGGGAAAACCCAACGCTGGGCGCATGGGGCCTGGGCTGGGAAGTCTGGTTGAACGGTATGGAAGTGACGCAGTTTACCTACTTCCAGCAGGTTGGCGGCTTGGAATGTAAACCCGTGACCGGTGAGATTACCTACGGTCTGGAACGTCTGGCGATGTACATTCAGGGCGTGGATAGCGTTTACGATCTGGTGTGGAGCGATGGCCCGTTAGGTAAAACCACCTACGGCGACGTGTTCCATCAAAACGAAGTCGAGCAGTCGACTTACAACTTTGAACACGCTGATGTCGATTTCCTGTTCAGTTGTTTCGAGCAATATGAGAAAGAAGCGCAGCACCTGCTCGCGCTGGAAAAACCGCTGCCTTTGCCAGCTTACGAACGTATTCTGAAAGCGGCGCACAGCTTTAACCTGCTGGACGCGCGTAAAGCGATCTCGGTTACCGAGCGCCAGCGCTATATTCTGCGTATTCGTACCCTGACCAAAGCGGTTGCGGAAGCCTACTATGCCTCTCGTGAGGCGCTGGGTTTCCCCATGTGTCACAAAAACGTGTGCAATAAGAAAGAGAGCTAA
- the glyS gene encoding glycine--tRNA ligase subunit beta has protein sequence MTDKTFLVEIGTEELPPKALRNLAESFAANFTAELDAANLVHGDVSWFAAPRRLALKVARLNASQPDREVEKRGPAISQAFDAEGKPTKAAEGWARGCGITVEQAERLTTDKGEWLLYRAHAKGEQAQALLAGMVSTALSKLPIPKLMRWSDKETQFVRPVHTVTMLLGEELIPGQVLGIDSARTIRGHRFMGEAEFTIDNAEQYPQILLERGKVVADYDARKAKIKADAEDAARKIGGNADLSDSLLEEVTSLVEWPVVLTAKFEEKFLAVPSEALVYTMKGDQKYFPVYDNSGNLLPNFIFVANIESKDPQQIISGNEKVVRPRLADAEFFFNTDRKKRLEDHLPRLETVLFQQQLGSLRDKTDRIQALAGWIAGQIGADVNHATRAGLLSKCDLMTNMVFEFTDTQGVMGMHYARHDGEAEDVAVALNEQYQPRFAGDELPSSAVACALAIADKMDSLAGIFGIGQHPKGDKDPFALRRAALGVLRIIVEKRLPLDLQTLTEEAVRLYGTKLTNAKVVDDVIEFMLGRFRAWYQEEGHSVDTIQAVLARRPTRPADFDARVKAVSHFRSLDAAAALAAANKRVSNILAKSTDTLNESVNAAVLKDAAEITLATHLVVLRDKLTPLFAEGRYQEALVELASLREPVDAFFDQVMVMAEDEQVRVNRLTLLSQLRELFLQVADISVLQ, from the coding sequence ATGACTGACAAGACTTTTCTGGTGGAAATTGGCACGGAAGAGCTGCCGCCGAAGGCTCTCCGTAATCTGGCAGAATCCTTTGCCGCTAATTTCACGGCGGAGCTGGATGCCGCTAATCTGGTGCACGGGGACGTAAGCTGGTTTGCTGCGCCGCGCCGTCTGGCGCTGAAGGTTGCACGCTTAAACGCTTCTCAGCCCGATCGTGAAGTAGAAAAACGTGGCCCGGCGATTTCCCAAGCGTTTGATGCGGAAGGCAAGCCGACCAAAGCGGCAGAAGGCTGGGCGCGTGGCTGTGGTATCACCGTTGAGCAAGCTGAACGTTTGACGACCGACAAAGGCGAATGGCTGCTGTATCGTGCCCACGCTAAAGGTGAACAGGCGCAGGCGCTGCTGGCGGGTATGGTAAGCACCGCATTATCGAAGTTGCCGATCCCAAAATTGATGCGCTGGAGCGACAAAGAGACGCAGTTTGTGCGTCCGGTACACACCGTAACCATGCTGTTGGGTGAAGAATTGATCCCCGGTCAGGTATTGGGTATCGATTCCGCTCGTACTATTCGCGGCCACCGCTTTATGGGTGAAGCTGAATTTACGATCGACAATGCAGAGCAGTATCCACAGATTCTGCTGGAACGCGGTAAAGTCGTTGCCGACTACGATGCGCGTAAAGCCAAAATCAAAGCCGATGCGGAGGACGCCGCACGCAAGATTGGCGGTAATGCCGATCTGAGCGACAGCCTGCTGGAGGAAGTCACCTCGCTGGTGGAATGGCCGGTGGTACTGACCGCGAAATTTGAAGAAAAATTCCTTGCTGTGCCGTCCGAAGCGCTGGTTTACACCATGAAAGGTGACCAGAAGTATTTCCCGGTTTACGACAACAGCGGCAATCTGCTGCCGAACTTCATCTTTGTTGCCAATATCGAATCCAAAGATCCACAACAGATTATCTCCGGTAACGAAAAAGTGGTGCGCCCGCGCTTAGCTGACGCCGAATTCTTTTTTAATACCGACCGCAAGAAGCGTTTGGAAGATCACCTGCCGCGTCTGGAAACCGTGTTGTTCCAGCAACAGTTGGGTTCGTTGCGCGACAAAACTGACCGAATTCAGGCGCTGGCAGGCTGGATTGCTGGTCAAATTGGCGCTGACGTGAATCACGCAACGCGTGCGGGTCTGTTGTCCAAGTGTGACCTGATGACCAACATGGTGTTCGAATTCACCGACACGCAGGGCGTGATGGGAATGCACTATGCGCGTCATGATGGCGAAGCCGAAGATGTTGCGGTCGCGTTGAATGAGCAATATCAGCCGCGCTTTGCGGGTGATGAACTGCCGTCTTCTGCGGTGGCCTGTGCGCTGGCGATTGCTGACAAAATGGACTCGCTGGCAGGAATTTTTGGCATCGGTCAACATCCAAAAGGCGACAAAGACCCATTTGCGCTGCGTCGTGCCGCCCTCGGTGTGTTGCGCATCATCGTCGAAAAACGTCTGCCGCTCGATTTGCAGACGCTGACCGAAGAAGCGGTGCGCCTGTATGGCACCAAGCTGACTAATGCCAAGGTTGTGGATGACGTGATTGAGTTTATGCTCGGTCGCTTCCGCGCCTGGTATCAGGAAGAAGGTCACAGCGTGGATACCATTCAGGCGGTATTGGCGCGTCGTCCAACCCGTCCGGCCGATTTCGATGCCCGCGTGAAAGCGGTCAGCCACTTCCGCTCTCTGGATGCAGCAGCGGCGCTGGCAGCGGCTAACAAGCGTGTCTCCAACATTCTGGCGAAGTCTACCGACACGCTGAATGAGAGCGTTAATGCTGCCGTATTGAAAGACGCGGCAGAAATTACGTTGGCAACGCACCTTGTCGTGTTGCGTGACAAACTGACACCGCTGTTTGCTGAAGGTCGCTACCAGGAAGCGTTGGTTGAGCTGGCCTCACTGCGTGAACCGGTCGATGCATTCTTCGATCAGGTCATGGTTATGGCGGAAGATGAGCAGGTTCGAGTGAACCGCTTGACGCTGCTAAGCCAACTGCGTGAGTTGTTCTTGCAGGTTGCGGATATTTCCGTTCTGCAATAA
- a CDS encoding DUF3053 domain-containing protein, with protein sequence MTYRSRWLLPVLVILAALQLAACGDSEADQRKAFIAFLQSVQSQQDGRLPALTEEQKKDFGNFTNDYAILTTFSQQFNQAVSVSLTPMLVQISRIRVPKDYLTQRDALRQSVGTMSLLAQHVQAAKTQADNAHSTLKQPEEVQIPYERLYARTVIQPTNALLPAIPNATSFAQSLIQVGDFLQAQGDQPIFNGASVQFRTPQQAAQYNSMVAALPVQQRNVMNALRGVNGVNYP encoded by the coding sequence ATGACATACCGTTCACGCTGGCTGCTGCCAGTTCTGGTTATTCTGGCGGCATTGCAGCTTGCTGCCTGTGGTGACAGCGAAGCCGACCAGCGCAAGGCATTCATTGCGTTCCTGCAAAGTGTACAGTCGCAGCAGGATGGGAGATTGCCAGCCTTAACGGAGGAGCAGAAGAAGGATTTTGGTAATTTCACCAACGATTACGCCATTTTAACCACCTTTTCTCAGCAGTTTAATCAGGCGGTGTCCGTCAGTTTGACGCCGATGCTGGTGCAAATTTCCCGTATTCGCGTCCCTAAAGACTATCTGACGCAGCGTGATGCGCTAAGGCAATCTGTCGGAACCATGAGCCTGTTAGCGCAGCATGTTCAGGCGGCAAAAACACAGGCCGACAATGCCCACAGTACGTTAAAGCAGCCTGAAGAGGTGCAAATTCCTTATGAGCGGCTCTATGCGCGCACGGTAATACAGCCGACGAATGCGCTGCTACCTGCTATTCCGAATGCCACGTCGTTTGCACAAAGCCTGATCCAGGTTGGGGATTTCCTTCAGGCTCAGGGCGATCAGCCGATATTTAACGGCGCGTCGGTGCAATTCCGTACGCCACAGCAGGCTGCGCAATATAACAGTATGGTGGCGGCACTACCTGTGCAACAGCGGAATGTAATGAATGCACTCAGAGGGGTAAATGGCGTGAATTATCCCTAA